A stretch of the Corythoichthys intestinalis isolate RoL2023-P3 chromosome 22, ASM3026506v1, whole genome shotgun sequence genome encodes the following:
- the sf3b4 gene encoding splicing factor 3B subunit 4: MAAGPISERNQDATVYVGGLDEKVSEPLLWELFLQAGPVVNTHMPKDRVTGQHQGYGFVEFLSEEDADYAIKIMNMIKLYGKPIRVNKASAHNKNLDVGANIFIGNLDSEIDEKLLYDTFSAFGVILQTPKIMRDLDTGNSKGYAFINFASFDASDAAIEAMNGQYLCNRPITVSYAFKKDSKGERHGSAAERLLAAQNPLSQADRPHQLFADAPPPQAIPPPVLTSMGPGMAMGMPPPGVFPPMPPPGSMPTMPPSMAMHHAHQAQPGHPPGPPPFPGAMHALPQMPMPPPAPPGMVPPPPAPPGSAQARAPLPPGMPPPPMGMPHRAPYGPPMGHPVPPGMRGPPPPMPPPGYGAAPPRPPPFGFQRAPPMPPRPPIVPPRVPIRAPMPP; encoded by the exons ATGGCAGCGGGACCAATTTCGGAAAGAAACCAAG ATGCCACGGTGTACGTGGGCGGCTTGGATGAGAAGGTGTCCGAGCCATTACTGTGGGAACTTTTTTTGCAGGCCGGTCCTGTCGTCAACACACACATGCCCAAAGACAGGGTGACGGGCCAACATCAAG GTTACGGCTTTGTGGAGTTCCTCAGCGAAGAAGACGCCGACTATGCCATCAAAATTATGAACATGATAAAACTGTACGGCAAGCCTATCCGTGTCAACAAGGCGTCGGCGCACAACAAGAACCTGGACGTGGGCGCCAACATCTTCATCGGCAACCTGGACTCGGAGATTGATGAGAAGCTGCTCTACGACACCTTCAGCGCTTTCGGGGTCATCTTGCAAACGCCCAAGATCATGCGCGACCTCGACACGGGCAACTCCAAAGGCTACGCCTTCATCAACTTTGCCAGCTTCGACGCGTCTGACGCCGCCATTGAGGCCATGAACGGCCAGTACTTGTGTAACCGACCGATCACCGTGTCCTACGCCTTTAAGAAGGACTCCAAAGGCGAGCGGCACGGCTCGGCCGCCGAGCGCCTGCTGGCCGCACAGAACCCGCTGTCGCAGGCCGACCGGCCCCACCAACTGTTCGCCGACGCGCCGCCCCCACAGGCCATCCCGCCGCCTGTGCTTACGTCCATGGGTCCCGGAATGGCCATGGGGATGCCACCGCCGGGGGTCTTCCCCCCGATGCCGCCGCCAGGATCCATGCCGACCATGCCGCCTAGCATGGCAATGCATCACGCCCATCAAGCGCAGCCGGGTCACCCACCAGGACCGCCGCCCTTCCCTGGCGCCATGCATG CCTTGCCTCAAATGCCCATGCCTCCTCCGGCACCTCCCGGCATGGTGCCCCCGCCTCCCGCCCCGCCGGGCTCCGCTCAAGCACGGGCGCCGCTTCCTCCCGGCATGCCCCCACCACCTATGGGCATGCCACACCGAGCCCCTTATGGACCGCCCAtgg GTCACCCTGTGCCGCCTGGTATGAGAGGACCGCCGCCTCCCATGCCCCCTCCAGGATACGGCGCCGCCCCACCGCGTCCGCCTCCCTTCGGCTTCCAGCGAGCGCCCCCCATGCCGCCGAGACCGCCTATCGTGCCACCTCGGGTTCCCATAAGGGCGCCCATGCCGCCTtaa